One Alligator mississippiensis isolate rAllMis1 chromosome 1, rAllMis1, whole genome shotgun sequence genomic window carries:
- the LOC102573088 gene encoding glutathione S-transferase, with product MPGKPKLHYANGRGKMESIRWLLAAAGVEFEEQFIETKEDLEKLRSDGLLLFQQVPMVEIDGMKMVQTRAILSYLAAKYNLYGKDLKERALIDMYVEGTTDLMGIIMYLPFQPPEAKEKNLALITDKATTRYFPVYEKVLKDHGQDYLVGNHFTWADVHLLEAILMAEECKSDILSKFPLLQAFKGRISNIPTIKKFLQPGSQRKPPPDEKYIAQVKQTFNV from the exons ATGCCTGGAAAACCGAAGCTGCACTATGCTAATGGAAGAGGTAAAATGGAATCAATCCGATGGctgttggcagcagcaggagtagaG TTTGAAGAACAATTTATAGAAACAAAGGAAGACTTGGAAAAATTACGCAGCG ATGGACTCCTACTGTTTCAGCAAGTGCCCATGGTGGAAATCGATGGGATGAAGATGGTGCAGACCAGAGCCATTCTCAGCTACCTAGCAGCAAAATACAACCTCTATGGGAAGGATCTGAAGGAGAGAGCCCT GATTGATATGTATGTGGAAGGAACAACAGATCTGATGGGAATAATCATGTACCTTCCTTTCCAACCACCTGAGGCAAAGGAAAAGAACCTTGCTTTAATCACTGACAAGGCCACAACaaggtacttcccagtctatgaAAAG GTTTTAAAAGATCATGGACAGGATTATCTTGTTGGCAACCATTtcacctgggctgatgttcatcTGCTTGAAGCTATTTTAATGGCAGAAGAATGTAAATCGGATATACTCTCCAAGTTCCCTCTCCTGCAA GCCTTTAAAGGAAGAATAAGCAACATCCCTACAATTAAGAAATTCTTACAACCTGGAAGCCAGAGGAAGCCACCACCAGATGAGAAGTATATTGCACAAGTGAAGCAAACATTCAATGTCTAA